A section of the Streptomyces sp. V3I8 genome encodes:
- a CDS encoding ANTAR domain-containing protein: MDDDDHAAAWRRIGAAEGGISLATAARACAADLDVDSLGVSLVVAGELRVMGHATDERARRMEDAQLTTGEGPCTDAYVQRTLIEEADLHQAFGRWPAFTHAAAEQGMRSVTALPLSLGHLCIGAVDLYRAAPGLLTDRHKARAGSYARILTLLAFDEHPHLLTAEHRPTRPGPQGYPPSVHMAAGVLAEIKQLLPDDALARMRAHAFQHGQSLHQTADHVLAHHALD, encoded by the coding sequence GCCGCCTGGCGCCGTATCGGCGCCGCGGAAGGCGGCATCAGCCTCGCCACCGCCGCCCGGGCCTGCGCGGCGGACCTGGACGTCGACAGCCTCGGCGTGAGCCTGGTCGTCGCCGGCGAACTGCGCGTCATGGGCCACGCCACCGACGAGCGCGCCCGGCGTATGGAGGACGCCCAGCTCACCACCGGAGAAGGGCCCTGCACCGACGCCTACGTGCAGCGCACCCTGATCGAAGAGGCGGACCTGCACCAGGCGTTCGGCCGGTGGCCGGCGTTCACCCACGCCGCGGCCGAGCAGGGGATGCGCTCCGTGACGGCCCTGCCGCTGTCCCTCGGGCACCTGTGCATCGGCGCCGTGGACCTCTACCGGGCCGCGCCCGGCCTCCTCACGGACCGGCACAAGGCGCGGGCCGGCTCCTACGCCCGCATCCTCACCCTGCTCGCGTTCGACGAACACCCCCACCTGCTGACCGCCGAGCACCGCCCCACCCGGCCCGGCCCGCAGGGCTATCCGCCCAGCGTCCACATGGCCGCCGGTGTCCTCGCCGAGATCAAGCAGCTGCTCCCGGACGACGCCCTGGCCCGGATGCGCGCACACGCCTTCCAGCACGGCCAGTCCCTCCACCAGACGGCGGACCACGTCCTGGCCCACCACGCCCTCGACTGA